Below is a window of Populus trichocarpa isolate Nisqually-1 chromosome 3, P.trichocarpa_v4.1, whole genome shotgun sequence DNA.
ATGAAGAAGGCTTTGAGAAATTGGAGAGTTTGCCAGAGAAAGAGGGTGGTAGTTTAGGTAATGCATCTGAGACGGAGAGGGAGAGCGAAGGGATTATAAATAATAGGAGAAAAGCAAGAACCTTTGAAGAAACAAATGTGAATTTTGTTAGAAGTCCTTTGTTGAAAGcagaaaagaaagatattttgGCTGCTAATAGCAACATAAATGTGAAGGAACAGCATGTGGGTTATCACAGTGGTGCAGAAAAAGAGAAACCTATGAAGCACCCCATTGATAATTGGATTCGCCGTGATGATAATGACATGAACATGAATAGATCTGAATCTGTTAGTTCAAGTAGAGAGAAAGGTATTCGAGAAATTTCAGCACAATTTAAGAGTTCTGCTGAGTTTTTTAGGCCAACAAGGGTGATGGATCAATGGGGTTCGGATAGAGAGGGTTTAGGGGGAGGGAACCACAGAGTGGCTGTCAAACAGAGCAAATTTCCAAATTTTGCTTATCCGGAGGAGGGCCCTTCAAACTATCATTTGGGTTCCTCTTCTTATGGATCCAAACAGCCAGTGAAGAATTATTACAACCCTGACAAAATTGCGTATTTCGAGCAGGATCGAGCTGAGCTTCTTAGGAGGTTAGATGAGTTGCAAGAGCAACTCAGCCGATCTGGTTCTGTGGGTGAGAAACAAAGGGAAAGGATTCCTATGTACAGTGAAATAGCTCCTCCTGATCCTTATCGCCATCAGGATACTTCCAATAGTTCGATGCTTCACTTGACTCCAGATAAGCATGTAGCAAACCCCCCTTGTTTCAAGTACTATGGCCATGGACCTGCTCCTTATATGAACAGTCATGACATGGATACACAGAACTTTTACAGTCCATCAAAGCGTTCTCCAAATGGAATTCCAGCTTACGAGGATCTATTTCAGCAACAAACTCCCAGGATGCGTCCCCATCAATCACCCCAACAATACTTGCGTCAACCACCTCATGACCACTTTGCAGGTCAACATGTAGATTTCAGTCACAAACCTCTGGTATCGGATTCGTATGGAAGATCGCATCACGGACCTGCATGCCCCTGTTTTCATTGCTACAACAAAAACTGGCATATTCCTTCACAAGCCTCACCCACTACTTTCAGCAATAAAAAGTTCCCAAAGGCCTCAACGGATTTCTGTTTCAATCAACATATCAATGCAGTGACACATAGGCCACTGCTTTACCATCCTCAAGCAAATCCCCCTGCATTGAGTCCTCGGGATCCACAGTCACATGTAAGATGGCCAAGTGATGTTGAATCAGATATGGATGGCTTTCCCAAGAGTTGTCCTAAGAAGGTGGTGATAGCCCGTGGAAATGAACAGCTTTGCCGTTCCATAGCTGGTGGTGCTCCCTTTATAAGTTGCTGTAATTGCTTTGAGTTACTAAAACTTCCTAGAAAACTTAAAGTGAGGGAGAAGAACCAGCGAAAACTGCGATGTGGTTCCTGCTCAGCATTCATCTTGCTTGAAATAAAAAGCAAGAGGCTTATTACTTCTGTTCCagcagaaaacaagcaaatgtTGGCCGAGGCTGGCATTTCCTCACATGAGGTGTCTAAAGTCTTATTAAATTCTGATGGCTGTTTGAATGCTGGTGGCACAACTTGCTCTGATGATTTTGAAGATCATGGGTACGACTTCCAGTCAGCAGATTTCAAAGATGTACTATCAGAAGAACGGAAGCTAAACACAAGCAAATGTGAAAAAAGGCAGAGCCTTGCTTCATCATCTTCTATTTCTTCAGAGGAAGAGGAGAACCTGGACAGTTTGGTTGTTGAGAGAGATTTTTCCTATGCTGCTGAGCTGCCCGTAAAAGATGAAGTGCCTTCAACATTTCAAAGCTCACCTTTCCAAGAGCATTCTGGCGATGTCTTATCTAGCCATGCAGAAAACAAATGTGAGCAAGGAAACAGAGTTGGATGGACAGAGCAGGAGAATGTTATACTTGAGAAGAACATTTCTCAGCAGAGCTCTGTGAATGTCTCAGTGGCAACTGAAATGGAGGTTTCTTTCAATGAGTACCTAAACACCAGTGTATCTCAAGACTCTGCGGAGgtaagaaatgaagaaaatcagTTGAAGATCAACAAGGGGAGTGAACCATTCTTGCTGGGTTTCATTAAAAAGAGCTTCAGAGATTTCTCAAGATCTAATCAACACCTGCCTAATGAGAAACTTAATGTTATAATTAATGGTAAACCCATTCCGGATTGTATGGTCAAAAGGGCTGAAAAGCTCGCTGGGCCAATTCAGCCTGGAGATTACTGGTTAGTATTCACACTCTCTTGCTTCTTGTCTGTTGCATTACTTGTGCACGCAGCATAGTGTTCGTAAATTTTAAATGGTGCTGAATAGATGAAAACTAAACATTAGTATCGTATAGGACTTAGATACCTGTGTTACCCTTATACTATTACAAAATGGTTCATTAAGTGTGAGGGGCTAAGACATGATAAGATGAAGAAGGAAAGGGTACCACTCTTTTCTGTGCTTGCTTATTTACAGCACCTCTATGATCTGAAATTGGTAGCTGGATAAATATCATGTATAGTATGTTGAAGACTTTTCTCTGCAATAGGGCCAAGCAGTTTCTGTTTgatgtctttcttcttctcaaaGCATGTAAATCAGAGATTAGATGGCCTTTTTCATATACTAAAAATTACTAACATTTGCCCTTTATGTGCCTTTATCAGGTATGATGTTCGAGCTGGATTCTGGGGTGTGACAGGAGAACCTTGCCTTGGCATTATTCCTGTGAGATCAAGAGATCTTCagtttacatattttatttggtgATAACTTCAATATTTCTGCATGACAAAGAATCTCTTTTCCTTTGCAGCCTTTCATTGAAGAATTTAATCATCCCATGCCAGAAAATTGCTCTGCTGGAAACACTAGTGTCTTTATTAATGGGAGAGAGCTGCATCAGAAAGATCTTGACCTGCTTTCCAGTAGAAGACTACCAACCGAGAGAGAGAAGTCCTACATCGTTGAAATTTCCGGGAGAGTTTTTGACCAGGACACTGGCAAAGAGCTAGATGGCCTAGGCAGACTTGCCCCCACGTAAGTTCCACTCATTGACTGCTTACTAAAGATTCTTAGACAATGTTCCGACAAGTTTTCAGACTATAGAACATATGGAAGCTATGTATATAGTAGAAATTTATATATCCTCCAGGAATGAGTTTTTTCTGTTACTAGAATCATGGATTTCAGACTATAAATGATGCTTTATCATATAGACAATATGAGGAAGTAAAATATGTCACTCCTAAAATCTGGTTCAAAATCTGCATTTCTTGTAAATAAAAAGTGTCTAATTTAAAACTGGTCACAAGAAGTGTCTGTAATATATACGTCAATCAACTTTGTCAACCCCTTCTTGTCGTAGGTTCTTGCCATTGTGGTTATCTGGAGAATTTTATCATGAATACCGCTGCTTATGTTTGGATTATGTGCCTGAAAATGCTCAGAAGGAATAGATGGAGCAAATTAGGAAATCTTTTGCGTTCATCTATatgaacaaaatttcaacaCAAATTATGTTTGAAAATTGAAGGAAATTTTTTCATATACTTTTAGGAGATGctgctttgttttgttttttaattgcctTGATCTATATGCATAAAATCACCATCAAACGTTTCATGGCCTGAAATATTGAAAGTGAAGAATATTTCTTGTTTGGCAGCTCACTCTTTTTAGTACGTGTTAGTTTTCTTGCCACTTCTATGGAAGAGTTTGCATTTGCTAGCTCTCATGGGAATGGATTTGAATGTATATTGATGTAGTACTGATTGCTGACTGTTTTGAACAGAGTTGAGAAGGCCAAGCGTGGCTTTGGCATGAAGGTTCCCAGAAATCTTTGTAATTAAGGTCCTTGATCAGTTGTGGATTCTGAGGTCATCAACCCTGTATTATTTGCCTTTGCTTTGTTGAGTTCCTAATTAGGTGTCTAGTCCTTTGCAATGGATGCAATGTCAAATCCATCTTCATGTTTACACGGAACTGCATGGTATTCATCTAATCTTCTTGTACTTCGTAGTTTATAACGTTGGATGCCTCTCTGTCGACAAGTCGATTAGTTATTGTCAATGGTCAGCAGCGCCACAGTTGTTCCGAAAAGCCTACAGGTTTCAATGATCATTAAATGAAGAGTTCCAGTCAAAAGTTAACGTTTGGTTACAAGGTGGATTAGGGCGTAGGCACTTGAGCAGACTGTCTTTTGAGCAAGGTTGCCCATCATTTGTCAACTGAAAACCATGCAACCACGATAATATTAGTTGTATATTTAATAGCgtgctaaattattttttaaaatgtttttttttgaaaatatatttaaattattttttttattttataaaatttatttgtgatgtcagcacgatttaaaaatatcaaaaaattaatttgaagctaaagatattttaatttttttaaaatatggttATTATGTGATGCTAAacgagattaaaataaaatacttgtaattgtaatgcattaaataaataagatttttagggttctttttattataatataaaaaaactaagaggcattaatgttttattatacaTGTCATATGTTATTGTCTATTATtacaatgaaattattatttccctattctaaaaaaaaaaaaacattacactaGCAAGGATGGAACAATCTTTTTACATAACTTGTcggctattaattttttttagtttaacgtgggtgttcgggccagcttgcgcgcatctcgactaatctcacgggccctgaagttaacgaccatgtaagcctccagtggtcatcatatgagtaaccacaaggctcgaacctgagaccacagagagagtaAACCTCTTGGTCTCAAGTTCTTGTCAGCTATTAATTAATCGGGTACGtggttgtttttgtatttttactttttcaaagaataatataattactaaaaTACTCTCAAATTTGTTTAACCGATGCAAagggttttttcattttttttatcataattttttggttataaataaattgactAAATAGTAATTTGGTAATTtaagtattaatattattaaaagtgGTAATGCACATGTCAACGTATGGGTAGTGCTCGAGTAGTTTAGATGGTGTATTCAGTATCATCCAACGATTAAACATCAGCTTTTAGGATGTTGTTGAAATCTCCTTAGCATCCCTTCCATGTTTCCATGTCTGGGAAAAGAGAGTAGTCAATAGATATTTGGtttaacattaattatcttttgtttttctcctttattttttgtatccttcttgatttccatgttaaatctttcaatttcttaaagcagttcattaatttattatttctttagatttgatctttattttttatttgaaataaattataaaattaatttttttttcaatttcatcactctttatttttttttcatttatcatatttggtctctattattttgattgttatttttttttgtttttttaattattttcttgatttacttcatttttctaatttaatgccttgctattttatttcatttaattcttatatcaaatttgatcctcattttttattgctattttttatttttttatttactcccttgttattttatttcatttattttttatatagaatttgttctttattcttttgattgttattttttttgccctttccttgatttaatttatttctcaatttttccctttattgttttatttcatttaatatttatagtagattagatacttattttttttattgctatttatttatttaaaaaataaataaataatttgatatttgacttTGCTGCTGCAgtgaaaagtgaattttttttagtatttgttaataattaacgGGTCTCATATTTTAGTCAATATAATactattatatcattttattttgtaattttattaaaaaaaaataatggaaaagtAATAAGGAATAAATTAATACATAAGTAAACTTctgtaatatcataaactctTGAATAACTTGAAGTACCTTGATATGATATGAGTTGatttaccattaaaaaattaatttcttgatttttttcttttacatctttttgaaaaaaactcaatacACACCTTAAACTAAAGCTTGTGATATGAGTTTtctggtttaagaaaaaataatttataataaacttaaGTAAAGAAATTGTGAGTAAAACGATTTAGTTGAAAAActttccatgtattttttttttcgaactTGGTatcgataatatttattatctgCATAAGGAAAAGATGAATCATGGGTgcgtttaattttttagaaaatgtcAAAATTCTAATGgttaaaacttaaatatattgatacataaataattcataaatcATAACTATAAAACTACGctgaattatataattttagaatctTACATGGGGCAaagaaagaggataaaaaattgaaatgtccacTTTTGGGGCATTCAAAGAGAATACATGAATTATTCTTTTGTCCCtagattttaaatcttattataatttagtcctcatttttgaagaatttatatttaatccCTTGACCTTTGTTGACTATTGTTTCATCTAAACACACGGTGGTTGGCGgtgtaaagaaaaatcaaaatgtttgaATGAGAATGAGACAACGGGCAATAAGGTTCAAATGTAATTGTAATAATATTCAAAACTCAAGGattgaacaataatttattCCACGTGGATAATTCCTGTTCGTCTTCTCAGCTACAAATGCCCCCATTCAACTCCAATAGAGAAGTTGGAACGTGGGACTCGAACCCTAACCGAATATATTAGTCcgaagttaaatatattttaaaataatttttatttaaaaatatattaaaataatattttttataatttttttttatcaatatattaaaatattcaaattttaaacaatGGGTGTTAATTTGTATTACATTGAAAATCCTGTTCTGTTGGCTTAGGTTATTTGAGCATCAGCCTGCATGATTTGCGGTGGCATAAATCCTGGCAGCTAAGGGCACAGTCTCACTTGAATTAAGGTGAAAGTGAAAATGAAAGTTGCCAGCAATACATTTTGGAATCCAACACCACTTTCCCGTCAATAATGGCAAtcgaaaataataataattaagtacTACAATTTCCTAATCATTAGCTATTTTAATCACAAATCATTTACAATTATTACCCAATCACTTTCTATCTGAGATTcaaatcttgatttattttagaacatatattattattattattttaagttggaaaaattaaagtgtattttttcaaaaaaaaaaaaacaaagatagaaTATCATCGCACTTAAATACAAGGAAGGTCATGACAAATTTTCCTTAAATAAACTtactaagagaaaaataaaaatgggaaattataaagaaaagaaaaggaaaaaaaaaaaaactgccagCTGACATCCCCGTCTTCtggtttttccttctttctaaCCATCCTTGTCTTTTCCATAAATTAGCATTGCTTGTCGGTTACTTACTTTTAGTTGTTCCACTTcactgtcttcttcttcttgatcaCTTTTATTACTGTCTGACACTTCACATCACTAAAGCTTTGAAGAAATAAGGAGGAAGAAGCAAAGGAAATGAAGTTGATTTGGAGGTTGAAGTCTCTTAACAAGTACAACAACTGGATATTTAAGCTAGCAATTGCAACTCTCTTGTTGGGTTTTGCATTTAGACTCCTTTTCTATCAATCCTCAAGTTTTGAACCAAATATAGAAACAGCCTTTGCTGACAGCACTGAATTGTCAAAGGAACCTGTTTCTTCTGTTGATATCTCAAAACCACCACCCGTTACTGTTGATATTCCAAAGCCACCTCTTGCTGCTGATATCCCAAAGCCAACTTCTTCTGCGAATACCTCAAAGGATTCTCTATCTGCTGATTTACAAGAACCTGACGACGAGACACCCCAAAAGGGTAAATCTTTTTAGCAAATTTGAGTTGTTTTGTTCTTAgcgatcttttctttttccgcTTTTGCTATCAATGTACATGAAAATTGGATGAGCTGGGAGTGAAGTGACTTGCTTTTGAGAAAGGTATTCTTCTCCGGGTGCCCTATGAGAGATCTAAGTGCTATAAATAGTTCTTGTGATTTGCAAGATTGAAACTTTTGGTGGGTTTTGTCACAGTTCGGTTGTTGCTATATTGAATGCTGGAATATTTATGGTGGCCTTGGTTTAGTGTTGCATGattaattgctctttttttgttctattgAGCGCTCATTGATATTGTTCTAGCTGCATGTTTGATAAATGAATCTATTAGTATGTGTTTTGGAGATTAACGCTCTTTTACTTTCCATGAAACCTCTCTTTACAGATTTTGTTAAGACTGAGCTTTGGTTTTAAAGAACTTAATGCAGGAAAGTGTGATCTTTTCACCGGGGATTGGATTCCCAATCCATCGGGACCAATGTACACAAATTCCAGTTGCTCCTTGATTGAAGGTCATCAGAATTGCATGAGGAATGGACGAACAGATTCTGGCTATCTATTCTGGAGGTGGAATCCGCGAGACTGCCAGTTACCTCCATTTAATGCTCAAAGGTTTCTTGAGGTGATGAGGAACAAAAGATGGGCATTGATTGGTGATTCAATATCTCGCAACCATGTACAGTCATTGCTATGCATTCTGTCAACTGTAAGTTTTGGGATCGCTTAAACAATTTGAATTTTGGCTTTGGACCACTGAACTACATTTACATTTTTCCTTGCGGGGCCTTTCCGATCTACCATGATATTTATATTGAGTAGAACAAACATGTAGTTGACCGAAGCAGAATTGACACCGATAAACTGTTTTCTGTTTCTCTGCTTTCAATTCTCATGAAAGGTTTATACTCTGGTTTGCGAGATGATGCCTAGATCTGTTAATGCTGGTTCAATTCTGACATTTTTTATGGACATTCAgttccttgtttttttcctaGTAATTTGTTCCCATGAATATTCCATTAGTAGGTGGCCTTTGCtaaaaatttcatcaaatcaTTGATCTTGGTGTCTGCTATTGGCCTCTCCACTGGGCTGCTGTTACAACTTTGTATTTGGATATTTGGTTGCATTTTCATTGCCTGACATTATCTTTTGTTTGATCTGTAAATGAgcaccatcttcatcttcaatcaTTTCATGAATGCtaacaaaatcattaaacaaATCAAGCATTTTGTCATCATAAGTGTCTCTGCAGGTCCTTTGTGTGgtgtactttttttttgttgctcttTTTGGTTTGAAGATGCATATTCATTACGTCATTATGCTCTGTGACTACTGGATTCTGGTTTGTTtagtaaatttaacaaaattattttagtacTTCACTGGACAAATCATATGGAACTGAGCGCTTTGTTTTTTAGTTCACGAGGTTGTTTTCCTAGCTCATGACATGCATAATTTATTTACTCTGCttcttgttagtttttttttataccaacaGTGTTGTTATATTGATTTTGCAAATTGCATGATGCACCATTTGCAAAGTTATCCAAAGAATTTGATGCACACATATACAAGGGACTTATAATGTGGCTGGCTAGTGAAATTGCTGTGACAAATATGATTCGTCATGTTTCCAAGGTGAAGGTTAATCAGAATTGATTTCTTAGTTAGAAAATTGCAAAAGCTACTAGGAGTGTTCTGTCACAATATGCCGGAACTTAAATCTTCATTTTCCTGAATCACTTCTAGCTTTCTCCAGTCATCTCAGCACATTTATGCCCCACAACCATTTTTACTATGAAATCCTGTGATACCCAGTGCCTCCACCACTGGCCCTGCACTCTTGTGAGGCATGATGCTGCATTTTTTTCAGTTATTATTGTGACCTAAAATGTTCCTTCTGCTAATTAGTGCATGCTAAGCTATGTTAACTGTTGTTGAATGAGGGTACTACAAGTGTACCGTTTCTTTTGGTGATTATGGTGATCATAAATAGGCGAAGGGAAAAAGCTTACTAGATTTAACTATATGACCCTGCAGGTTGAGCAAGCAGTTGAAGTTTACCATGATGAGGAGTACAAATCAAAAAGATGGCACTTTCCTTCTTACAACTTTACCATATCAAACATCTGGTCTCCTTTCCTTGTAAAAGCTGCCATCTTTGAAGATAATGATGGTGTTTCAACATCTGAAGTTCAGTTGCAGCTTGACAAACTTGACACGAACTGGACAAATCTCTACCAGGGCTTGGATTACATGATAATCTCTACTGGAAAATGGTTCCTTAAAGCTGCTATCTACCATGAGAATGACACAGTGGTGGGCTGCCATATATGTCCTGGAAAGAACTTTACTGAGAAGGGATTTGTCTTTGCTTATGAGAAAGCCCTTAGGTATGCAATGAACTTCATCGCAACATCCAAACACAAGGGATTGATCTTTTTCAGGACATCAACACCAGATCATTTTGAGAATGGAGAATGGCACAATGGAGGGAACTGTACGAAAACAACACCAGCTAAAGAAGGTGAGATTGAGCTTAAGGACCTGAACAAGATTTTGCGTACTGTTGAATTAGCCGAGTTTGAGAAGGCATCTGCGAAAGCTGCTGAAAATGGGGTAAATCTTAAACTCCTTGATTTCACAAATCTTTTGTTATCAAGGCCGGATGGCCATCCGGGTCCATACAGGCAGTTTCATCCATTCGCGCAGGACAAAAATGCGAAAGTTCAGAATGATTGTTTACATTGGTGTTTACCTGGGCCTATTGACTACTGGAATGATGTGATAATGGAGATGGCTATAAATGGTTGAGAAGATTAGCTAGCAGTAGATGATTAATATGTTCCATATTCTTCTACATTTTTTGGTTATGTGAGCTTTGGAACGCCTCCCTGCTTGTATATACTCCCGCGGTCCGTGGCCTTCATTGTCATTTGCATTTGCCGGTATATCTGGCTTTACCTGGAGTCCATCAACTTCAGCCAACAAAAATTTCAGCTACTGAGACTGCGGAGGAGGAGATAGTAAAGCTTAATTTTAGTCCATGTTATTTGTATCGATAATAATCTTGATCTCAAATGCCCTAGTTATTCACCATTGCTTCATACAAGATTTCCACTTCTTGATATTCAATCCGGGTCTCGttcctttgtttatttatttattttaaaaaatttggtttggtttattattatttattaatttttaaaaaattggttttgtttattatttggcAGTCAAGTGTTATCTTCCGGTCAGGGCACGGTATCCAATTACTTGGAACTAAAATCAAGGGAttaacattataattataataaaagttaaaagattTGGAGAGTGTCTAGGAACATCgtggaaataatattttttaaatttttttttgtttaaaataaatttttttatattttcatattgttttgatgtaatgatatcaaaaataattttttaaaaataaaaaaatttattttaatatatttataagtgaaaaacattttaaactgtTACTACTatcacaattctaaataaatccTTGGTGTTTCATTGAAACTATGATTATACTCTTGATCGGTAAATGAGTTGGCTTTGTTTTTAGAGGttatgagagtttttttttttttttccacgagACTCATTGGTTATTATAAAGAAGAAtagaattaaattgtttttatatatatatatatatatatatatatatatagtataattactttattaccattgacaaaaaaaaaactttggttaatagatttgattttcaaacaatgaaattatatCATTGTCgttgaaatgtaaaaatatttgttcttgatatagggtttttttccttttatatttaattattcgaTAGTTATTAAATGTTATTAGAGCTAATacaataattttctaaataaaaaaaaacaaattcaacgagtttagattatttatgattttttatttttgtttgttttctgggtTATTACTGTGGTGtcatatataatctttttcaattatcaaaatcttacatttttcttatttattttaaaatattgatatcatatgatatatttttttattgacaaaaaaattaaccatagCACCACCATTTACCTAGTCATTAACTATTTGAAGTTGAAGAATTGAGCTAAAATATGATGCCAAActggaattatattttttgcaaattaaattaattttttttaaaaaaatttaactaaaaaagtcttttttgtttataaataaccgctgttttaaataataaagttgtAACTTTtagtcaaaaatttaatttaataaaaagttaaaaaccttAACGTCTAATTTATTGATTCTAATTCATggatttttctttattgaagaaattaattttcatgttttttgctaaataaatttttaatttcaatgattgtgatattaagttatttatttttaattatttattcttaagttaagaaaagtaatattttaaattatgattcaaAATCGGAAGTCAATTTTCATAAGTTATACTAAATAAAACctttatatcaaattatcaaCATATAGTAAAGTCAATAAAGATATGATATGGCTATAATCGGTTTTGTGTGATGATGTAAGTAACcaaatggattattttttttcttatctagTTAATGGATAAGTTGGTAATTAAATgtttgtaaataataaataccTCTACTGTACCCTTCAATGTCGTGTATGATTCTGAGAAAACTATATTCTTACACGACAATAAATGTTTTACTTTTGCTCTTATGGTTAAAATCTCGCCATGTTATCCTCTTAAGTatgttttattgtaaattatcaTCACATGTAAACAATTTCGCcatctctcttcctctgtttgtCTGTTGAGTGTTGCCTTCTCAATTTCGCTTCTTGTCTCATCCATCCCCCTCCACCTTCCTTTTACGTCACCGAATCCTTGCTCAGTTACCCCCATTGAAGTCTGAAAAACAATCCAAGTAAGTATTTTCTTATCTCCCTTCTTTGTTTTACACAATTTCTTGATTTATATATGCTTGTCTGTACctgggtttttcttttattcctttTCCCATTACCTCCTTGGTGTTAACAAACCTTAATTAGTCAGACCGTGCATAACTTAACTAAGGGTTTTGCttgtaatgttttttagttttggagtGACCTAATATAATTGGGATTATGATTTGGAAGTCTTGGTGGTGTTTTTTGGGATGAAAGATTGAGAATGGCCAGGGAATTGTTGGTTTTGGTATGAACATAGTCGTAAGCACTTTTATGAAGGCAGAGCTGTGGGCTGTTGAGATTAGCATGCTAATGTTGTTTCAAGAAGGAAGAGGTTGAGCTCAATTTTTTCTGCTATTTTTAATTCGGTTTTGTGGAGTTTGTAGGAGTGGCCTTGGTGATGTTTATGTGGCCCAGTTAGAGGCTTACTGGAAACTGGGAGGTTACTTCGAGTTGTCTGTTCTTTGATGTGTGCATGGTGCCGACTTTTTAGCAAA
It encodes the following:
- the LOC7497831 gene encoding protein ENHANCED DISEASE RESISTANCE 4 → MAEGSAKVRLVRCPKCGNLLPELPDYSVYQCGGCGAVLRAKKKVTVNGGILEKSGMGWDEEGFEKLESLPEKEGGSLGNASETERESEGIINNRRKARTFEETNVNFVRSPLLKAEKKDILAANSNINVKEQHVGYHSGAEKEKPMKHPIDNWIRRDDNDMNMNRSESVSSSREKGIREISAQFKSSAEFFRPTRVMDQWGSDREGLGGGNHRVAVKQSKFPNFAYPEEGPSNYHLGSSSYGSKQPVKNYYNPDKIAYFEQDRAELLRRLDELQEQLSRSGSVGEKQRERIPMYSEIAPPDPYRHQDTSNSSMLHLTPDKHVANPPCFKYYGHGPAPYMNSHDMDTQNFYSPSKRSPNGIPAYEDLFQQQTPRMRPHQSPQQYLRQPPHDHFAGQHVDFSHKPLVSDSYGRSHHGPACPCFHCYNKNWHIPSQASPTTFSNKKFPKASTDFCFNQHINAVTHRPLLYHPQANPPALSPRDPQSHVRWPSDVESDMDGFPKSCPKKVVIARGNEQLCRSIAGGAPFISCCNCFELLKLPRKLKVREKNQRKLRCGSCSAFILLEIKSKRLITSVPAENKQMLAEAGISSHEVSKVLLNSDGCLNAGGTTCSDDFEDHGYDFQSADFKDVLSEERKLNTSKCEKRQSLASSSSISSEEEENLDSLVVERDFSYAAELPVKDEVPSTFQSSPFQEHSGDVLSSHAENKCEQGNRVGWTEQENVILEKNISQQSSVNVSVATEMEVSFNEYLNTSVSQDSAEVRNEENQLKINKGSEPFLLGFIKKSFRDFSRSNQHLPNEKLNVIINGKPIPDCMVKRAEKLAGPIQPGDYWYDVRAGFWGVTGEPCLGIIPPFIEEFNHPMPENCSAGNTSVFINGRELHQKDLDLLSSRRLPTEREKSYIVEISGRVFDQDTGKELDGLGRLAPTVEKAKRGFGMKVPRNLCN
- the LOC7497832 gene encoding protein trichome birefringence-like 23 isoform X2; the protein is MKLIWRLKSLNKYNNWIFKLAIATLLLGFAFRLLFYQSSSFEPNIETAFADSTELSKEPVSSVDISKPPPVTVDIPKPPLAADIPKPTSSANTSKDSLSADLQEPDDETPQKGKCDLFTGDWIPNPSGPMYTNSSCSLIEGHQNCMRNGRTDSGYLFWRWNPRDCQLPPFNAQRFLEVMRNKRWALIGDSISRNHVQSLLCILSTVEQAVEVYHDEEYKSKRWHFPSYNFTISNIWSPFLVKAAIFEDNDGVSTSEVQLQLDKLDTNWTNLYQGLDYMIISTGKWFLKAAIYHENDTVVGCHICPGKNFTEKGFVFAYEKALRYAMNFIATSKHKGLIFFRTSTPDHFENGEWHNGGNCTKTTPAKEGEIELKDLNKILRTVELAEFEKASAKAAENGVNLKLLDFTNLLLSRPDGHPGPYRQFHPFAQDKNAKVQNDCLHWCLPGPIDYWNDVIMEMAING
- the LOC7497832 gene encoding protein trichome birefringence-like 23 isoform X1; translation: MKLIWRLKSLNKYNNWIFKLAIATLLLGFAFRLLFYQSSSFEPNIETAFADSTELSKEPVSSVDISKPPPVTVDIPKPPLAADIPKPTSSANTSKDSLSADLQEPDDETPQKELNAGKCDLFTGDWIPNPSGPMYTNSSCSLIEGHQNCMRNGRTDSGYLFWRWNPRDCQLPPFNAQRFLEVMRNKRWALIGDSISRNHVQSLLCILSTVEQAVEVYHDEEYKSKRWHFPSYNFTISNIWSPFLVKAAIFEDNDGVSTSEVQLQLDKLDTNWTNLYQGLDYMIISTGKWFLKAAIYHENDTVVGCHICPGKNFTEKGFVFAYEKALRYAMNFIATSKHKGLIFFRTSTPDHFENGEWHNGGNCTKTTPAKEGEIELKDLNKILRTVELAEFEKASAKAAENGVNLKLLDFTNLLLSRPDGHPGPYRQFHPFAQDKNAKVQNDCLHWCLPGPIDYWNDVIMEMAING